One segment of Rosa chinensis cultivar Old Blush chromosome 6, RchiOBHm-V2, whole genome shotgun sequence DNA contains the following:
- the LOC112172432 gene encoding cytochrome b561 and DOMON domain-containing protein At3g25290: protein MASSCANQNLAMLISLTVILLISPAYSQSCSSQSFANKMLYTQCADLPTLSSTLHWYYDSANSTLAIAFIAPPAKPAGWTSWAINPTGTGMAGAQTLLAYKTSSGAMAVKTFNISSYSSIVPGKLAFDVWDTAAESSGGVFRLFAKVKVKTGQVNHVWQVGPSVVDGFPAKHAFDAPNLQAKGTLTLTGTNAGVAGAGADPKLKDRNIHGILNAVSWGFLFPLGIIIARYIRTFPSADPAWFYLHISCQISAYAIGVAGWATGLKLGRGEYTTHRNIGITLFTFATVQMLALFLRPGKDHKYRLYWNIYHHSVGYAILVLGIVNIFKGLDILNPTNHWKTAYIIAICVLGGIAVVLEILTWIVVLNRRSSKSTKPYDG, encoded by the exons ATGGCTTCTTCTTGTGCTAACCAGAACTTGGCGATGCTAATCTCACTGACTGTGATTCTGCTAATCTCACCCGCGTATTCCCAGAGCTGCTCCTCCCAGTCCTTCGCCAACAAAATGCTCTACACCCAATGCGCCGACCTCCCAACCCTCAGCTCTACCCTCCACTGGTACTACGACTCCGCCAACTCCACTCTCGCCATCGCCTTCATCGCGCCGCCGGCCAAGCCCGCCGGATGGACCTCCTGGGCCATCAACCCCACCGGCACCGGCATGGCCGGGGCCCAAACGCTCCTCGCCTACAAAACCTCCTCCGGCGCCATGGCCGTCAAGACCTTCAACATCAGCTCCTACAGCTCCATCGTACCCGGAAAGCTCGCCTTCGACGTCTGGGACACGGCCGCTGAGTCCTCCGGCGGGGTCTTCCGGTTGTTTGCCAAGGTGAAGGTGAAGACTGGGCAGGTGAACCACGTCTGGCAGGTGGGGCCGTCCGTCGTAGATGGGTTTCCGGCGAAGCATGCTTTTGATGCACCCAATCTTCAGGCTAAAGGGACTCTCACCTTGACCGGAACTAATGCCGGTGTCGCCGGGGCCGGAGCCGATCCCAAGTTGAAGGACAGGAAT ATTCATGGAATTCTGAATGCTGTGAGTTGGGGGTTTTTGTTTCCACTGGGGATCATTATAGCAAGGTACATCAGGACTTTTCCGTCTGCGGATCCTGCATGGTTTTATCTCCATATATCCTGCCAAATATCTGCTTATGCCATCGGTGTCGCCGGCTGGGCCACCGGACTGAAGCTTGGAAGGGGTGAATACACCACCCACCGCAACATCGGAATTACCCTCTTCACCTTTGCAACTGTGCAG ATGCTTGCATTGTTCTTGAGACCTGGTAAGGATCACAAGTACAGGCTCTACTGGAACATCTACCACCACAGCGTTGGATATGCGATTCTAGTGCTTGGCATTGTGAATATTTTCAAAGGCTTAGACATTCTAAATCCTACTAACCATTGGAAAACCGCTTACATAATTGCCATCTGTGTGTTGGGTGGGATCGCCGTAGTCTTGGAAATATTGACTTGGATTGTTGTACTAAACAGAAGGTCAAGTAAGTCCACCAAGCCATACGATGGATAA
- the LOC112172433 gene encoding auxin-induced in root cultures protein 12 has product MASFSPFLLISLSALLILPSQSADCPSAKFKNNKSFSNCTALSSLSSYLHYTYNPSNSSLAVAFIATPPKSGGWIAWAINPNSTKMPGAQAIVAYTKEDGTPMIKTLDIKSYDKLIPGKLAFDVWDTSAELTDGTLTLFATVKVPEKAETLNQVWQVGPGVNQSNGFIMKHEMGKENLAAYGLLRLAGTASTNTTNTTSGSAASPTSGAPLRIREGGHVGLFSILLLGLGTLLVF; this is encoded by the coding sequence atgGCTTCCTTCTCTCCCTTCCTCCTGATCTCCCTCTCGGCTCTGCTAATCTTACCCTCTCAGTCAGCCGACTGCCCCTCCGCCAAGTTCAAGAACAACAAGTCCTTCAGCAACTGCACCGCCCTCTCCTCCCTCAGCTCCTACCTCCACTATACCTACAACCCCTCCAACTCCTCCCTCGCCGTCGCCTTCATCGCCACACCTCCCAAGTCCGGCGGCTGGATCGCCTGGGCCATCAACCCCAACAGCACCAAAATGCCCGGCGCTCAAGCCATAGTCGCCTACACCAAAGAAGACGGCACCCCCATGATCAAAACCCTCGACATCAAATCCTACGACAAACTGATTCCCGGAAAGCTGGCCTTCGACGTCTGGGACACCAGCGCCGAGCTCACCGACGGAACCTTAACGCTCTTCGCCACCGTCAAGGTTCCGGAGAAGGCAGAGACGCTGAACCAGGTCTGGCAGGTGGGCCCTGGAGTCAACCAGTCCAACGGCTTCATCATGAAGCACGAAATGGGCAAGGAAAATCTCGCCGCGTACGGTCTCTTGAGATTGGCAGGCACCGCCAGTACCAACACCACAAACACCACTAGTGGCAGCGCGGCTAGTCCCACGAGTGGAGCGCCCTTGAGGATTCGTGAAGGAGGACACGTGGGTTTGTTCTCTATTTTGCTCTTGGGCCTTGGGACTCTTCTTGTTTTCTAG